Proteins encoded within one genomic window of Carassius gibelio isolate Cgi1373 ecotype wild population from Czech Republic chromosome A4, carGib1.2-hapl.c, whole genome shotgun sequence:
- the LOC127966565 gene encoding gastrula zinc finger protein XlCGF57.1-like isoform X1 has product MLGYSHQPRREVELNIENMSDPESCRLENAETEEQRDLMEQIEESEELSEGEEKNQHVKTGEKSVRGAKSSCPRTENRFPNKKSHMRVNSGEKMHTCDQCGKSFTQKSSLKEHMKIHTGEKQHTCDQCGKSFTRKEHLKHHMTIHTGEKSHSCDQCGMSFAHKGNLKKHMTIHTGEKSHTCDQCGMSFSRKGNLKKHMTIHTGERPHTCDQCGKSFTRKEHLKHHMRIHTGEKPHTCDQCGQSFAQKGALTVHMQIHTGVKPYPCDQCGKSFRDASTLKLHLRSHSGERPFYCDQCRKTFASASGLSVHLKFHTKEKPHMCSLCGKHFSLLSVLKGHQKRHNGVKDHMCFDCGKCFITAGDLRKHQPVHIRGRPYKCSHCDQRFDWPGYLKIHERIHTGEKPHACDQCGKSFAQKSNLKIHMKTHTREKPYSCDQCGKSFTFNVNLKTHMRIHTGEKPHTCDQCGKSFAQISNLKTHMMIHSGEKPHTSDQCGKSFVKKDHLKGHMKIHHRVKPHASHS; this is encoded by the exons ATGCTGGGATATTCCCATCAGCCTAGAAGGGAAGTAGAGCTGAACATTGAGAACATGAGTGATCCAGAATCCTGCAGATTGGAAAACGCGGAGACTGAAGAACAAAGAG actTAATGGAACAGATTGAGGAGAGTGAAGAACTGAGTGAAGGAGAGGAGAAAAATCAACATGTCAAAACTGGAGAAAAGTCTGTTAGGGGAGCCAAAAGTTCTTGCCCTCGGACTGAAAACAGATTCccaaacaaaaaaagtcacatgaggGTTAATAGTGGAGAGAAGATGCACacgtgtgatcagtgtgggaagagtttcacacaaaaAAGTAGCCTTAAGGAGCACAtgaaaatccacactggagagaaacagcacacatgtgatcagtgtggaaagagtttcacacgaAAAGAACACCTTAAGCATCACATGacaatccacactggagagaaatcaCACTCATGTGACCAGTGCGGGATGAGTTTTGCACATAAAGGAAACCTGAAGAAACACATGAcaatccacaccggagagaaatcACACACATGTGACCAGTGTGGGATGAGTTTTTCACGAAAAGGAAACCTGAAGAAACACATGacaatccacactggagagaggccacacacatgtgatcagtgcgggaagagtttcacacgaaAAGAACACCTTAAGCATcacatgaggatccacactggagagaagccacaCACGTGTGATCAATGTGGACAGAGTTTTGCACAAAAAGGAGCCCTTACTGTTCACATgcagatccacactggagtgaagcCGTACCCATGTGATCAGTGTGGCAAGAGTTTCAGAGATGCAAGCACTCTTAAATTACATCTGCGTTCGCATTCTGGAGAAAGACCATTTTACTGTGATCAGTGCAGGAAAACATTTGCATCAGCTTCAGGCCTAAGTGTCCACCTGAAATTTCATACAAAAGAAAAGCCTCACATGTGTTCTTTGTGTGGAAAGCATTTTAGTTTGCTGAGTGTATTAAAAGGACACCAGAAAAGACACAATGGTGTGAAGGATCACATGTGCTTTGATTGTGGGAAGTGCTTTATTACTGCCGGTGACCTGAGAAAGCACCAGCCAGTTCACATTAGAGGAAggccttacaagtgttcacactgtgaccagAGATTTGATTGGCCAGGATATctgaaaatacatgagaggatccacactggagaaaagccgcacgcatgtgatcagtgcgggaagagttttgcACAGAAATCAAACCTGAAGATTCACATGAAAACCCACACTAGAGAGAAGCCATACtcctgtgatcagtgtgggaagagttttacATTCAATGTAAACCTTAAGACAcacatgaggatccacactggagagaaaccacacacatgtgatcagtgtggaaagagctttgCCCAAATATCAAACCTGAAGACACATATGATGATCCACAGCGGAGAGAAACCGCACACAAGTGATCAATGTGGGAAGAGTTTTGTAAAAAAAGACCACCTTAAAGGACACATGAAAATCCACCATAGAGTCAAGCCACATGCTTCACACTCTTAA
- the LOC127966565 gene encoding gastrula zinc finger protein XlCGF57.1-like isoform X2 produces MLGYSHQPRREVELNIENMSDPESCRLENAETEEQRDLMEQIEESEELSEGEEKNQHVKTGEKSVRGAKSSCPRTENRFPNKKSHMRVNSGEKMHTCDQCGKSFTQKSSLKEHMKIHTGEKQHTCDQCGKSFTRKEHLKHHMTIHTGEKSHSCDQCGMSFAHKGNLKKHMTIHTGEKSHTCDQCGMSFSRKGNLKKHMTIHTGERPHTCDQCGKSFTRKEHLKHHMRIHTGEKPHTCDQCGQSFAQKGALTVHMQIHTGVKPYPCDQCGKSFRDASTLKLHLRSHSGERPFYCDQCRKTFASASGLSVHLKFHTKEKPHMCSLCGKHFSLLSVLKGHQKRHNGVKDHMCFDCGKCFITAGDLRKHQPVHIRGRPYKCSHCDQRFDWPGYLKIHERIHTGEKPHACDQCGKSFAQKSNLKIHMKTHTREKPYSCDQCGKSFTFNVNLKTHMRIHTGEKPHTCDQCGKSFAQISNLKTHMMIHSGEKPHTSDQCGKSFVKKDHLKGHMKIHHRVKPHASHS; encoded by the coding sequence actTAATGGAACAGATTGAGGAGAGTGAAGAACTGAGTGAAGGAGAGGAGAAAAATCAACATGTCAAAACTGGAGAAAAGTCTGTTAGGGGAGCCAAAAGTTCTTGCCCTCGGACTGAAAACAGATTCccaaacaaaaaaagtcacatgaggGTTAATAGTGGAGAGAAGATGCACacgtgtgatcagtgtgggaagagtttcacacaaaaAAGTAGCCTTAAGGAGCACAtgaaaatccacactggagagaaacagcacacatgtgatcagtgtggaaagagtttcacacgaAAAGAACACCTTAAGCATCACATGacaatccacactggagagaaatcaCACTCATGTGACCAGTGCGGGATGAGTTTTGCACATAAAGGAAACCTGAAGAAACACATGAcaatccacaccggagagaaatcACACACATGTGACCAGTGTGGGATGAGTTTTTCACGAAAAGGAAACCTGAAGAAACACATGacaatccacactggagagaggccacacacatgtgatcagtgcgggaagagtttcacacgaaAAGAACACCTTAAGCATcacatgaggatccacactggagagaagccacaCACGTGTGATCAATGTGGACAGAGTTTTGCACAAAAAGGAGCCCTTACTGTTCACATgcagatccacactggagtgaagcCGTACCCATGTGATCAGTGTGGCAAGAGTTTCAGAGATGCAAGCACTCTTAAATTACATCTGCGTTCGCATTCTGGAGAAAGACCATTTTACTGTGATCAGTGCAGGAAAACATTTGCATCAGCTTCAGGCCTAAGTGTCCACCTGAAATTTCATACAAAAGAAAAGCCTCACATGTGTTCTTTGTGTGGAAAGCATTTTAGTTTGCTGAGTGTATTAAAAGGACACCAGAAAAGACACAATGGTGTGAAGGATCACATGTGCTTTGATTGTGGGAAGTGCTTTATTACTGCCGGTGACCTGAGAAAGCACCAGCCAGTTCACATTAGAGGAAggccttacaagtgttcacactgtgaccagAGATTTGATTGGCCAGGATATctgaaaatacatgagaggatccacactggagaaaagccgcacgcatgtgatcagtgcgggaagagttttgcACAGAAATCAAACCTGAAGATTCACATGAAAACCCACACTAGAGAGAAGCCATACtcctgtgatcagtgtgggaagagttttacATTCAATGTAAACCTTAAGACAcacatgaggatccacactggagagaaaccacacacatgtgatcagtgtggaaagagctttgCCCAAATATCAAACCTGAAGACACATATGATGATCCACAGCGGAGAGAAACCGCACACAAGTGATCAATGTGGGAAGAGTTTTGTAAAAAAAGACCACCTTAAAGGACACATGAAAATCCACCATAGAGTCAAGCCACATGCTTCACACTCTTAA
- the LOC127966557 gene encoding uncharacterized protein LOC127966557, with protein MTAIENCSEDSVITEGTSRFTAEPLVDYSDTEDEVLCSKIKTSYKKRSVIHDDSDDLFENSSVNGKDDQDIQRDVRRNHASFAMSEQHSACTTASKRAKNTRARGKIAEYSDVSSEDELSVSEEEYIPDTSESYTSDSSMSFTASPKGKEKKLQTLPVRSSSAVNRIKKFSIQSSGDLGSSQNHDIAKVPDTSSILDSATSVVIPAVIKKRGGLRMYSKKQQCFFCEGAFTKISRHLERKHRNEVEVAKALSHPKGSKERRMQLEYLRNKGNFAYNSTVINTGAGLMIPRKLPKKNLEGESFMHCIYCKGLFLKKTLWRHVKVCKFKPGDEKPKPGKTRVQVLCGFAQPPPPGVTHGVWKLLNSMNQDQVALETRNDWCILELGKHLYNKYGSRVKMHEHIRQKMRELGRLLICAREVSPLTSIKELIHPTNFMHTINAVKRAAGYNEETNVFEKASVAVKLGQSLNKIAMLIESHSTIRGDEKTGKIANSFQQLYKSRWPDYISTTARRTLEEAKWNSPQLLPFTEDVKLLHIYLDEQEKTHRKLLLTQPSSQHWAKLAKITLTQVMLFNRRREGEVSQMPLSAYISSNQSDAHPDISMALTDLENKLCQYFKRVEIRGKRGRKVPVLLTPSMQESISLLLENRNTCGIPNENPFLFARPYAMTFFRGSDCIREFAVACSAKNPQTLTSTKLRKQIGTLSEVLNLSNTELDQLADFLGHDIRVHRQFYRLPEGTLQLAKISKILLALEKGRLADFKGRNLNEINIDPEEEVTVDSDLEESTSSPKECTTVSSSQHTVCENGTLLADPVSKKKRGYVKKTAWNKLEIQAVEKHMMRFINNHKIPGKADCMRCKEAEPLALKNREWSTLKFYIKNRISALNRKYLPN; from the exons ATGACAGCTATAGAGAACTGCTCTGAGGATTCTGTAATTACTGAAGGCACTTCACGATTCACAGCTgag CCTTTGGTTGATTACTCGGACACCGAAGATGAAGTTTTGTGTTCTAAAATTAAGACATCTTATAAAAag agATCTGTGATTCATGATGATTCGGATGATCTCTTTGAAAATTCGAGTGTAAATGGTAAAGATGACCAAGACATTCAACGTGACGTCAGACGGAATCATGCATCATTTGCAATGAGTGAACAACATTCCGCTTGTACCACAGCATCCAAAAGAGCAAAAAACACAAGA GCTAGAGGGAAGATCGCGGAGTACTCGGATGTTTCGAGCGAAGATGAGTTATCTGTTAGTGAGGAAGAGTACATTCCTGATACATCAGAGAGTTACACATCAGATAGTAGCATGAGCTTTACTGCTTCACCAAAgggtaaagaaaaaaagttacagacTTTGCCAGTCCGGAGCAGTTCAGCTGTGAACAGAATCAAAAAGTTCAGTATTCAAAGCAGCGGTGACTTAGGGAGCTCCCAGAACCACGACATAGCCAAAGTTCCTGACACATCTTCCATTCTTGACAGCGCAACATCAGTAGTTATCCCAGCTGTAATTAAAAAGAGAGGTGGATTGAGAATGTACAGCAAAAAACAACAGTGCTTTTTTTGTGAAGGTGCTTTTACAAAAATTTCTAGACACCTGGAACGAAAGCATAGAAATGAGGTAGAGGTAGCAAAAGCGTTAAGTCATCCAAAGGGCTCAAAAGAAAGGAGGATGCAACTTGAGTATCTACGTAACAAAGGGAACTTTGCTTACAATAGTACTGTTATTAATACAGGTGCAGGACTGATGATTCCGCGGAAACTGCCCAAAAAGAACCTGGAGGGGGAAAGTTTTATGCACTGCATTTACTGCAAAGGactcttcttaaaaaaaactttgtggcGACATGTCAAGGTTTGCAAATTCAAGCCTGGTGATGAGAAGCCGAAACCTGGAAAAACCCGTGTCCAGGTTCTTTGTGGCTTTGCACAACCTCCCCCACCAGGAGTAACTCATGGTGTTTGGAAACTGTTAAATTCCATGAACCAGGACCAAGTGGCACTTGAAACTAGAAATGACTGGTGCATTTTAGAGTTAGGAAAGCATCTTTACAACAAGTATGGATCAAGAGTTAAAATGCATGAACACATCCGCCAAAAGATGAGGGAGCTTGGAAGACTCCTAATATGTGCAAGAGAGGTATCCCCCCTTACATCTATTAAAGAGCTCATTCATCCCACAAACTTCATGCATACCATCAATGCAGTTAAAAGGGCTGCTGGCTACAATGAAGAGACCAATGTATTTGAAAAGGCTAGTGTGGCTGTGAAACTTGGACAGAGTCTGAACAAAATCGCAATGCTTATTGAGAGCCACTCTACTATTAGAGGAGATGAAAAGACAGGAAAAATTGCGAACAGTTTTCAACAGCTTTATAAGTCCAGATGGCCCGATTACATTTCTACAACAGCCCGGCGAACACTGGAGGAAGCAAAATGGAATTCCCCACAATTACTTCCATTCACAGAAGATGTTAAGCTCCTTCATATATATCTTGACGAGCAAGAGAAGACCCATCGCAAACTCTTGTTAACACAGCCATCATCTCAGCACTGGGCAAAACTGGCCAAGATCACGTTAACTCAGGTTATGCTTTTCAATCGTAGACGAGAAGGGGAAGTGTCACAAATGCCATTGTCTGCATACATCTCCAGCAACCAATCGGATGCTCATCCAGATATTAGCATGGCCCTCACAGATTTAGAAAATAAACTGTGTCAGTACTTCAAGCGTGTAGAAATTAGAGGCAAAAGAGGCAGAAAGGTTCCCGTGCTTCTCACACCTTCCATGCAAGAATCAATCAGCCTGCTTCTTGAAAATCGGAATACCTGTGGAATTCCAAATGAAAATCCTTTTCTCTTTGCACGCCCGTATGCAATGACATTTTTCAGAGGCTCTGATTGCATTCGCGAATTTGCTGTTGCATGTAGTGCAAAAAATCCTCAGACTCTTACATCAACAAAGTTGAGAAAACAGATCGGGACACTTTCTGAAGTTCTTAATCTTAGCAACACAGAGTTAGATCAGTTGGCAGACTTTCTAGGCCATGACATTCGAGTTCATCGTCAATTTTACAGGTTACCCGAAGGCACCCTCCAACTGGCCAAAATTAGTAAAATTCTTCTGGCCCTCGAAAAAGGACGCTTGGCAGACTTTAAAGGGCGAAATCTTAATGAAATCAACATAGATCCAGAAG AGGAAGTTACAGTGGACAGTGATTTGGAGGAGTCCACTTCTAGTCCAAAAG AGTGCACCACAGTATCATCATCACAGCACACGGTTTGTGAGAACGGCACACTTCTAGCAGACCCAGTCTCCAAAAAAAAGAGAG GTTACGTTAAGAAGACGGCCTGGAACAAACTTGAGATACAGGCTGTGGAGAAGCATATGATGAGGTTtattaacaatcacaaaattccAGGAAAGGCAGACTGCATGAGGTGTAAAGAGGCGGAACCACTTGCACTTAAAAATAGAGAGTGGTCTACACTTAAATTTTACATCAAAAATCGAATCTCCGCTCTAAACAGAAAATATCTGCCAAATTAA